A genomic stretch from Amphiura filiformis unplaced genomic scaffold, Afil_fr2py scaffold_594, whole genome shotgun sequence includes:
- the LOC140145685 gene encoding uncharacterized protein: MTSKVLSFCLSTTYFVFREKYYQQKNGCAMGSPCSPLVANAYMEYFEKRAFSSAPHPPRMWVRYVDDTFCVIKTSHVDEFTDHINSQDNNIKFTREEEEDGQLPFLDTLIVRASDGSVKVKIFRKPTHTDQYLSFASHLPLEHKLSVIKTLLYRSEIVTDPEDRAEEIEHVKGALRNRGYRDWTFFRAQEKCEKSASQDEPDSETSRGFTITLPYLEGTSEQLRRVFKTAGVPTAFKPYRTLRQTLVSPTDKVDKLKQSGTVYEISCSDCDAMYIGETGRKLENGYLNINQRLLVPNLLYMSIFPGAKTPIK, from the coding sequence atgacgtcaaaggtgttgtcctTTTGCTTGAGCACGACATATTTTGTGTTCAGAGAGAAATACTACCAACAGAAGAATGGATGCGCAATGGGCAGTCCTTGTAGTCCCCTGGTGGCCAACGCGTATATGGAGTATTTTGAAAAGCGAGCTTTCTCATCCGCTCCTCATCCACCACGCATGTGGGTTCGCTATGTCGACGACACATTCTGCGTTATAAAAACTTCGCACGTGGATGAATTTACAGATCACATAAATTCGCAAGACAACAACATTAAGTTCACcagagaggaagaggaagacgggCAACTTCCTTTCCTAGACACTCTGATTGTGCGGGCTAGCGATGGCAGTGTGAAGGTCAAGATCTTTAGAAAACCAACTCACACTGACCAGTATTTAAGTTTCGCATCTCACCTCCCACTGGAGCACAAACTAAGTGTGATCAAGACATTGCTATATAGGAGTGAAATTGTTACGGATCCGGAGGATAGagctgaggaaattgaacacgtaAAAGGAGCGCTCCGAAACCGCGGTTATCGCGACTGGACCTTTTTCAGAGCCCAGGAGAAGTGTGAAAAATCAGCTTCACAGGACGAACCGGATAGTGAAACTTCCAGGGGGTTCACAATAACTTTACCTTATTTGGAAGGAACTTCGGAACAGCTTCGCCGAGTATTCAAAACAGCAGGTGTTCCCACAGCCTTCAAACCATACCGCACACTCCGGCAAACACTTGTGTCACCGACAGATAAAGTAGACAAATTAAAACAGTCAGGGACCGTCTACGAAATCTCATGTTCAGACTGTGATGCTATGTACATTGGTGAAACAGGTAGAAAGTTGGAAAACGGCTATCTGAACATAAATCAAAGGCTGCTGGTTCCAAATCTGCTGTACATGAGCATATTTCCAGGAGCAAAAACACCCATCAAAtag
- the LOC140145686 gene encoding uncharacterized protein, protein MFEEDLDLQTDGLTMGSLISPPVSASFMESLKREAFLTALKPPRIWNRYVDDTVCVIQRKDLASCLTHFNNLRKEVVKFTYEEVTNDHLAFLDILVKRKPDLSLDTTVYRKKTHTDHYLNFDSHHPDQQNVQCSITVPKS, encoded by the coding sequence ATGTTTGAAGAGGACCTAGATCTTCAAACTGATGGCCTGACTATGGGATCTCTCATCTCCCCACCAGTGTCTGCCTCTTTTATGGAGTCTCTTAAACGGGAAGCTTTTCTGACCGCTCTTAAGCCACCTCGGATTTGGAATCGCTATGTTGATGACACAGTCTGTGTTATCCAACGCAAAGACTTAGCGTCTTGTCTGACCCACTTCAACAATCTTCGCAAGGAAGTTGTGAAATTCACTTATGAGGAGGTGACCAATGACCATCTTGCTTTCCTTGACATTCTCGTTAAGAGAAAGCCTGACCTTTCACTTGATACTACAGTCTACAGGAAGAAAACTCACACTGACCACTATCTTAACTTTGACTCGCACCATCCAGATCAGCAAAACGTTCAATGCTCGATCACTGTTCCAAAGAGCTGA